The genomic interval TTACAGCCGCAAAGACTACGATGCGACGTTTGCTATCCCGATGGCGGTGCTCAAACTGGTCGGGCTCCGTCTTACTCACAATGATCCTGTCATCGTCAGGTcggtagaaagaaagaaagaaagaagaaattgaAGTACTCACTTtcacaaaacacacacaaatgcAACTGAAAATAGTACATATACAATTCTAGAAGggtgtccccgcaaaagcgaaACGGCTACTGACTCGGCATTATGCTGAAGTGTTATACGCCTGCAGCACTGTCTTTCTACCAGAGTCGTCTGTGACCCACGGAacgatacaaataaataaataagtaactatTCATTAAACATTCAGATTGATTTTACTCACATTCATCCAATGCATGAACGCCTAATTATAAGaattcatacaaatacatattattatgtagatcaggggtggccaaccggtCGATCGCGATCGACGTCGATCGCGACTTAATGTCCAGTCGatcgtggcaaggcaaaaaatataaatactgaactatgctgtttcatttaagatttcaagaagtatgtaattggtagatcgcacagggtttcgtcagtaaactagtagatcttgggtctaatcaagttgggCTCCCCTGATGTAGATAGTTGATTGGGTTTCCCGGAGGTAACATGGCAGAAACCTTGCCTCCTTTAGAATAAAGAAGAATGCCTTTCGCACACGTGAATTACTTGGTCTAGCGGTTGAATTAAATTTCCGGAATTTCAGTCGATTCCTATACGAATCCTTTCTCCATTTACCTATCTCTATTAGTTCTCCGCGCTTAGACCGCTGCTgtaccaatttagatgaaatttaacATGGAGAACGTTCAAATCCTGAGAAGGGCATAGAGAGCTTATATTGCCCACGGCTCCatccgcgtaaaattcgtttatcgctgtcccgcgggaactaagtatgcaattttccgagataaaaacaaTGCTATGTCCCTAAACTATCTGtacatcgaatttcatctaaatcgggtcAACGGTTTATACGtcaagaggtaacaaacaaacaaacttacaaactttcgcatttatattattaatgggATTCTGTTCAAAGATTCCTGTGGAACGTGTTCTACTGGTTCGAGTTCGTGAACTTGTTCGTGGTGACGTTCCTGGAGCTGATCAATATGGCTCAGACGGCGAGGGGAGGATCCTTCCAGGATGCCATCGAGATTTTCCGCATGATGCCGTGCGTCGGGTACCTACTGCTGGGTAATCTTCAacagtttacaatacaataagtacaatgattctttattgcacaccacaaatagttaagcgatacagaaacaggtGCACggagagaaaaattacaaggcaCGAGTATAAGCAATAGTTACGGTGCACTAAAACGATTCCTTTTCTCACCCGAgaccttataatagctacggCTATGCAACTAATGAGTGTCCATGGAGCTCATCTTCCTCTGACCTCTACACAACCACATAAATTCAACTGTCCCCAGCACCATACCAAACTGACGAGTTGTGTTACACTAACATCTATGCTCATTTCACGAAGCtttaagttacaatttacaagcggtagtctttgtttagtttcgcaattcttcgagctatgtcggtaaccttagttctactgttatcatcatttctgattctatcccgcagagaaaccccgagcatagccctctgagtgattTTGAGCTTCCGCAtaaggcccatcgttagcgcccacgtctcagatccgttgTCATTACTGGCagcacacactggtcaaagacttttgacttctaacaatttttttttttacctaactggaccgctggtctatacatagtcgtcaacaacttcgagcgcagagacTCCGACTATAACgggaagtggcagtgggcggggcacattgctcgcaggactgatagcCGATGGAGTGAGACGGTTGTCGACGgttggcgtccgcggaccgggggacgaggtgtcggtaggcctccaactcTTGTTGatgatggagcgacgacctggtaaagatcgcgggatcgcgttggatgcggaaagcacaggcccagcagtggacgtctttcggctgacatgatgatgatgagtctttgtttaacagtatgcattgaaaggAGACTactgcttgtaaattgtaacttgtagcttcatGAAATGGGTTGGGTGAAGGtatgattgtggtcaaacgccgTAGCTTATTTCCGCATGAAAATGTGATTTCACTCGCCGGTTTGAGGTAGCCTTTTCTGGCTCCGGGTCGTATACTAATATTTTCCCGGCCAGCTATTGGCTCCTTTTTAGAGCACATCAGCACACTTGTGGACATAGTGGACAAACGTGGACACAAGTGGCGCATTGTCGTTCATCGGTCGATCATatgtcttccagctgatgatgataatgcatGAGAAATGCCTTAAATATGTGTTTACCTACTTTTCTTTCCAAATGTTTACCTACTATTATTCCCACAGCAATGGCAAAGTCCTACAAGATAGTGTACTACCGGCCGGTGTATGAGAACCTGATCAGCGAGCTGCGCGACATGTGGCCGCGAGGAGTGGTCAGCGATGAGGAGCATGAGGTCATGAAGACGGCGCTGACACAGCTGAATATTGTTGTCCAAGGTTCAATATCAGTCATCTTCATCACATAGGGTATCACCCACATCacataacaaacacacacacacaaacgcacacacacacacacacatacacccacacatacacacacacgtttttaaatattattgattataaataaatatgtatgttagtctgtaaggcatttattgtatgggccaagttgcccgaaataaataaatttattattatagttgcTTTTACTCGCGTTTCaaccgttattttttttatttatcgcacggttatcgcacgctgtttcctcggggactgtgcatttttccgggataaaaagtagcctatgtcactctcgggcccataaactatctctatactaaaaatcacgtcgatccgtcgctccgtttcgacgtgaaagacggacaaacatacacacacaaacacacacactttcgcatttataatattagtatggatgcgCGCACACAACCTCACTGACATGAATTCAGATTTAGACTAAGATTAAAGCGCTACTAAAAAATATTCCTGAATATTTTACGAGTAGCGTTTTGTTTCATAATATTGTCAAccgtaaagtaaaaaaagttcaGCGAAGCTAACCCAGTCTTGTTTTGAAGTATTTCGGGATAATTTGAGGACACGGCACTTTGTATACATGCATTGAACAGATCTGATCTGCATCTCCCAGGTTACTACTGGTGCAACAACGCCCTCCTCGTGATCTTCCTGTCACCCCCCTTCGTGGAGATCCTGAAGCGAGTGGCTGGACAGGACGTGCCTCTCATTTTCCCCTTCTTCTACTGGTTCCCATTCGACCCCTTCCAGAAGGGATATTACGAGGTCATCCTTGCCTTTCAGACGTGGCATGGTAAGTTAGAGTCTCCCCACATTAACGACGCGGGATCAGCAAAAGCCAATAAAACAAGCTTTACCTATGCCCATGGAATAGGAGCTAAAAAGTCATGCTGCGGCTTGGATCGACTTGGCTGACCGACGTCTATCGACGTGTTGACGTCGATTTCCTTTTTCGGAGACCCTTAAGGTTAAAATAGGTCTCTGTGATCTTCTGCGTATAAGCGGACCAGATCACTGGTCTGCGAACAATTCGTTTAATGGTATCCCGGGGAAACTAATATTTTCCGTTATAAAAATTATTCCATATTCTTCCCTGGGACTTAATTTCAACTTAATTGGTTCAAACGTTTTTGCTttattgagtaacaaacatcttcacaaactttctcgtTTATTATGTTATTAACATATAAAAATTGCCTGTTTTTTACTATAATTATAACGTTTGAATGGTAAACTGTTTTATGTGGGTTTTGAGGCACTGGAGTGGGTGAAGcagttgtaaattaattaaaagaacaGAGATTGCAGCTGTGTATTTCTCAGTAGCACGCACGGAAGAAGGGGCGATATtgccaaaaataaaaagtattcaaaattgataatttttagcTGGTGTTGCTAGGTATAGAATCGATTTAGTACGCAACAACGTTTTGCTTTGAAAAGGTTGCGCAGTGACTCGACATTGACTTTCATGGCATGAAGCGTGTGCCTTATTCATTCCATAAACGATATTATGCATATActtacatttcattttaaaaaaaaaaactttctggtTCTTGAGAACCAAAGATAATTGTAGCgaggtacagtcaaccaatttgatccCCGGGTCACCATGGAACCATATCGcagttaataatattatttatctacgagtactagctgttgcccgcgacttcgctcccGTTACTTTGTTATTTCATTGTTTAACACAAACCTTGCCCTGATAATaaacgaacacaaaaaaaaactgatttggggcagtcgttcggaagttatgcgcgtacatACGTTTCGgtgattaatatgtatttataatatagtatacCTAGTTAGATAACAATGTTTATCCaatgacgtaaaatgtcattACGACACTGTTTTGTGGTGGCCTAGAAATCGAATTGGTTGGCTGTGGGTACCTCAAAGGAGTCTAAATTAAGCTCAGTGATATTAATTCTACCTACGTAACTTCAGCGCCTTACCTTGAACAAGCAGCACCCTGAATACGAATTCACTTGGTAAGAAAAtgatctaaaaatattttttactcttGATCTCTTGAATAATTCAAAAGCATTATAAAATTACTTGCATTAAATGAAATTCATTGACTGGCTGAGAATGTTGATGATTGAAATCGAAATAAGACTTACTTATAGCAGTGAAACGAATCGATCCTGGAGGGAAGATTAGATATATGTAGATTATTATCTATTACTCTCTAAAGCATCTGTTATTCCATTTTGAATAAAAAGCATTTGGGAACACAATCCTTTCAAACATGGTAACCTAATCAACTTAGAAAAATTAAGATCCCAACCAAACATTGacatttaaaagttaaatatctcaaaaatggcttaaCCGGTTTTAATGAAACCGGTAATAAACCACAAGGAAACTCGTTTTCATGTAataaaactgcatcgaaatcggtccatccttTTGAGAagtatgatgccacagacagattgacaggcagacagacattagtttcaaacttataacaaccctctttttgcgtaggggttaaaaaatcatttaatcaCAGACCATATTGCCTAAAACGCTTGTAATTTACAGTCGTAGGTCTGAGTATAAAAATCTTGAGcgtgaaaatacaaatataatacaaaGAATTGAAAATAGAACGCTCCTTGTTAAGTCAGTTATAAAACCTGTGGGTAGAGGTACGTTTAAAGCTGTAGAAATCGTAACTTCGTTTTTGCTGAATATTTTCATAGCTCGAATGGGTGGGAAACAAAATATGCATAGATCTGTCGTTACGAAATTGATACTAAACTAAAATACTCGCAGCTGAGAAAATTGCAACGAAATAcctacggtatttgacaactctttAATTTGTCATAAACTGTAACGTGTATTAATATAAGATAAGGATCTTTCTCTGCCTAATCTGGACTTTCAAACCTTTGCAAATTTgttatatgtaaaataaattaaaaattgtttttgtgttCGATAACATTTATTGTAAAGCTTTAATTggtatatacagggtgtaacattcagatcggtcagtatgggaaagtctgaaactataaggcatactaatatctgttcttaggaaccatgtcatggATTTTAGTAAGAGAAACTGcatacaaacatttaaaaaaaaacttgtactcagctcgggaatcgaacctggacgatttgaaaaataaaacatacattattaaagaatatgtaataagtacaatcaataCCAAAGTTTTTAttagggtaaggccgcgaattttgaccaatgtgacatagaaataacataaaaaaaatacgtgacgttaccataaaacgtaacgcaaatttttataaagcctagatcaaactggtaaaaattcccattagataacgtatgtatgaaaaaaaatacatctcatataataaagtgaagtttttatttttactagaactttctgacgatactgatcttaaatctgtcctatatgagatctatagagctaaacatgagaatgtggaagtagaagtaccctctagttgacgaacatctttccaaaagtgtatctttacatgcctctctaacactgacaataaggtgcacatttataagcataacgaatttggatgtggtttttttttattcgactggatggcaaacgatcaaatgagtaagagatcaccaccgcccataaaaatctgcaacaccaggggtattgcagacgcgttgccaacctagaggcctatgatgggatacctcgtgccagtaatttcaccggctgtcttactcaccacgccgaaacacaacagtgcaagcattgctgcttcacggcaggattagcgaggaagatggtggtagcaatccgggcggaccttgcacaaggtcctaccacctagttgtgagcatgcttgtgacttcgactgtacaagctattaaatacctcaaagaaatggccaaaaccctaaatcacaggttttaccaatttaggaagtagtatcttagttaagtggacaatgtaaaaagatgtttttggaaataaattattatgattattaagtttaggtaacaaatgaactaagtaggtaagtgaatctctccgtttgtctctcactttaaatacgctatgcatgtagcaggacgtgaacacagaactcgccacaattctcttgtgccgatccctgcacctacagattaaaatttatttaacttcaaaatatccatctaactaacttactgtgcgtgcagtcattggaaacctaataataaactggtgtaagttagaatttttctgtgtgaacttccctttaccacattttttcgttacgttatgtacaaaatacgtagcattttgtaaaaatgtaacgtaatcgtaacgaaagtgtaacgtattttatacaaaaaatcgtttatcatggtgaataacgacattttgaacataataacacatgccacttacatggaaaagattaccctatcgtatgaaaaaacaaccagttaaaaataatcactacttacccttaaaatcgaacaagcactttcgacgtttttttcgaaaaaaaacctccgcgtcacttttgatggctgtttgtcaacaaactgatgagatttatttatctcatcgatgttgccctattagagtattagttgccagtgtacaaaaactaatttctaccgaaattggcgttaaaggtagcttaaaaaagcgtcacctaagtattcgtaacgaaaacgtggttttttggcacgtgaaaagaaataaatataaaacatgaaaattatttgattatcatgattccgcaatcggtaggactatcgttatatcataaaatttcgtttaaacaaaatcatgatcatgagaagttaaatagcatgaaaataataaggtattaagtactcgtggtcaaaaaaatagtcaattttcgttacgttttgacggtaatatatttttattatttttttaaaagggtttaaatcaattatctcatttgcgaccttgagagtttatatcgtgtcatataataaaaaaaaattaaacctctaggtgttatcagttttttttatcagccttccaaatttgaaacgtccaaattggtcaaaattcgcggccttacccattaaacaataaaagtaggtataaaaacagGTACTAagttaagtataaaattaacataactaaaaaaaaatagctgaacaaaaattaaatctaaaaataactATCTAAATTTGGACCTTTAGGTagggtgcccatcacgcaggcagcattcccacGTTGAATTGCTATAGCAagtctttgcgcgagaaagctgcctgCGCGAGAGTCACCTGTTGGTTCTCTCAATCGCTTGCCTATGCTCCACGAAAGTATTagtacaatgcattttattcattctaatCTAGATATCgtatttcatagtaacatttattgctttcCGTTCCCGTTCGATTTTCGTtttgagtacaagttttttttaaatctatgaatgcagattgtcttgttactaaaatcgatgacatggttcctaagaagagatcttcataataatatgtcgtatagtttcagactttcccatactgaccgatctgaatgttaCACGCTGTATTTTATgaatcaaattaataataataaataataataaattaataaatatcatgggacacttgacaccaattgacctagtcccaaactaagcaaaacttgtactatggatactaggcaacggataaacatacttatatagataaatacatacttgaaTGTATCTATTTttgtattcataaaaaatagtcaaatatcgTATTAGAAATATTATGGTTTAGTGCCACCCTCTACAATTCGTCAGGTTCTTCAGAATTTCAGTTTAATATCAATTTGTTACATTACCTACTTTTATAGGTATTATGCTTTTCACCCGAGTGAAGCGCAGCGTtggacgtccactaacgagatgtACACGGACAACCTaattaaagccgcaggttcaactttaggtctatgggggaggcctatttccaacagtggacgtcctacgtctaacacgatgatgatgaccccgagtagtgttttaaaaaaaatttgctgtgctaaatacttgcagtctttaaacaacattgtaaatttgttgaaaaaatatattttgactttgactttgacggtCCTCATAGTTCGAAGTAGGTAAAGTTAGCCCAACCTTCCCCATGCCCCAAGTTtaccataattattataatgtagtttaatttttagttaccTCGTATAACGAAGTCGTATATGAAACCTACAACACAAAACACTACTAACTACTACTATACGTACTACTACTGTTTATATACAGGATTCAATGATTTTCCCAGGGCTataattgataaaataactagcaaccctaagaacataaaaaacatacttaagaatttacttattaagggcaactcatagcctagcaactaaaatctttaaaaataaagattagctaggaatatcatgtaactaattgtaaaattgttatgaaataaacagttataatttttttttaaacaatatctaatttttccCGTTTTTTCGGGCATTAAAACAATACACGACGAACAAAGGAGCTCTCAAGCTCTCCTTACAAAGCATTATGACGTctccaattttattttacattaaatttagaGTGTTTTGatgttgtttatattttatatagaaACCAAGTGGATTGCGGTGGCTGCGGGTAATGAGTGCTCGTCATATAATTCCCTTGTTATTTTATAAACCCTTCATTTGAGTTTCCCTTCTTTGTATTTTTGCTACTTATTATAACAGTCGTACTGTACGCATCATCAGTTGTTGTTTTTGGCCTATAGCTAAAATGCTGAGCTAGTGCAACTGAACCAAAAATACCAACTAAATTTGGAAAacggctaaagaaaagctaaaagACTTTTAACTAAAAATGGTCATTTGGATGTTACGTAACGTTTAGGGAGGGAAAGGGAGGGTACAGAAAAACGTTACGGCGCGTTACGTGGAGGGAAGGGAGGGTCTAAAATCTTCAAAAATTGCGTTACTTTATACTTGAACGCCTCTTAGCAAAGCGGTTTTTTTCAGGATTGATAACGATCTGGTTCATGCTGAGCGGCGACCTTCTGTTTTGCATCTTCTTGAGCCACGTGACCACGCAGTTCGACCTGCTGGCGGTCCGCGTGCGGCGGCTGGTGCTGGTGCCAGTTGACAGGCAGCTGCTGTCTGGATACCCACTCGGTAAGCTGTTGCGGCTGTTCAAAGGCTGATAGAATTCGAGAAACGAATCCTGATGCAAGAGAGAGACGACAAATTTAAATAGCtaagcaacacattttacaataaaatgtcaGTTGAAATATGTAACAGGTGTACTGTAATCATTATCGTCATAtcaccgtaggacgtccactgttggatataggcctcccccatagtcCTTCAGTTGCTTCATCCGTCCAGGTATGTTAATGAAAATTGCACACAATGTGCTGCCACCTAGTGTCGAGTAGTGGGAAAATAATTGATAATAGTTTCAAAAATGTAGCGATCACCCGACAGATGTCTCTACATGGCTGCAGAAC from Choristoneura fumiferana chromosome 25, NRCan_CFum_1, whole genome shotgun sequence carries:
- the LOC141442484 gene encoding odorant receptor 85c-like, whose amino-acid sequence is MAVLKLVGLRLTHNDPVIVRFLWNVFYWFEFVNLFVVTFLELINMAQTARGGSFQDAIEIFRMMPCVGYLLLAMAKSYKIVYYRPVYENLISELRDMWPRGVVSDEEHEVMKTALTQLNIVVQGYYWCNNALLVIFLSPPFVEILKRVAGQDVPLIFPFFYWFPFDPFQKGYYEVILAFQTWHGLITIWFMLSGDLLFCIFLSHVTTQFDLLAVRVRRLVLVPVDRQLLSGYPLGKIQEEWNQNSQRLIGTIDDEGAEKVHLKELAQIIGRHRALIRLSGDVEDLFSFALLVNFFNSSIIICFCGFCCVIVEKWNEMVYKSFLTTALSQTWLLCWYGQRLLESSEGITDALYNCGWYKASQKIKSSVLIMIHRAQKEVHVTTYGFSVVCLASYTTIIKTSWSYFTLLLNIYEK